One genomic window of Actinoplanes lobatus includes the following:
- a CDS encoding O-acetyl-ADP-ribose deacetylase, producing MRIELVEGDITAQQVDVIVNAANSSLLGGGGVDGAIHRKGGPEILAETRILRASKYGRGLPVGQAVATTAGRLPARWVVHTVGPVFSATEDRSELLRACYANSLQVADDLGALSVAFPLISAGVYRWPVEDAVRQALTALGAATPDHVRTATLVLFGSEAAAVGRAVQAVMFP from the coding sequence GTGAGGATCGAGCTGGTCGAGGGCGACATCACCGCCCAGCAGGTCGACGTGATCGTCAACGCCGCGAATTCCTCGCTGCTCGGCGGCGGTGGGGTGGACGGGGCGATCCACCGTAAGGGAGGGCCGGAGATCCTGGCCGAGACCCGGATCCTGCGTGCCTCGAAGTACGGCCGTGGATTACCGGTCGGCCAGGCCGTCGCGACCACCGCGGGCCGGCTGCCGGCCCGCTGGGTGGTGCACACGGTCGGCCCCGTCTTCAGCGCCACCGAGGACCGCTCCGAGCTGCTGCGCGCCTGCTACGCGAACTCCCTCCAGGTCGCCGACGACCTCGGCGCTTTGTCGGTGGCGTTCCCGCTGATCTCGGCCGGCGTCTACCGCTGGCCGGTCGAGGACGCCGTCCGCCAGGCCCTCACCGCGCTGGGCGCCGCCACCCCGGACCACGTCCGCACCGCGACCCTGGTCCTGTTCGGTTCCGAGGCGGCGGCCGTCGGGCGCGCGGTCCAGGCCGTCATGTTTCCGTGA